In Thermanaeromonas sp. C210, the following proteins share a genomic window:
- a CDS encoding ATP-binding protein, giving the protein MSEEAKRLRLSFHGRIIDHLGIQMYQSPVAAIAELIANAWDADAEEVSVALPAELGPEAEIVIRDNGIGMTFEDCQERYLKVGYDRRQKDGGTSLEKKRPLLGRKGIGKFAGFGIAGVIRIETVSKVTGEKTVFELDITKLRGESDGDYVAPPADVEVIEYEGPDENRAREAHGTAIRLRRLTLAKRPAPDAFARSMARRFLLHQRVADFKVLVNGRPLPEGEDAEKVEFVFPRDYRDDQRPEGIRIEPETGWGEEPLGERKIRWRFLFYKDPIDEEELRGVAVFIRGKLAQTPFFFNLVGGLGGQQGMEYLSGQVEADFLDDLATDVTATERQRINWELPETELVLEWGRERVKSLLRIWRDRRAEKRLEAIEARLAPFARRLARLPSSEQKVIKQALNKLARISTISDEQFQEIGEAVLTAWEGGRLKELIRELAESPDMSEARFLEILLEANVLTALHTAEVVKTKLLIIKGLEERIARRDKEPDIRNYIADNPWLFGPEMQTFRRERRIEKLLRDVAAEVGMEADEDWQGRIDLALGSGDQLAIVEFMRPGLTADWDHIFRFERYVRAVRAKLAADTGGPFKFANGYLIADGLSKKPDILSKLQDLSSSGMWAMEWETLLARAAAQWEEFLEVLRLRAPDDERLQALRPGCSEAAAGAASPG; this is encoded by the coding sequence GTGAGCGAAGAGGCCAAGAGACTGCGCCTGAGCTTCCACGGGCGGATCATCGATCACCTCGGCATACAAATGTACCAGAGCCCCGTAGCGGCGATCGCCGAGCTGATAGCCAATGCCTGGGACGCGGACGCCGAGGAAGTGTCGGTTGCCCTACCGGCCGAGCTGGGTCCGGAGGCCGAGATCGTGATCAGAGATAACGGCATTGGCATGACGTTCGAGGATTGCCAAGAGAGGTACCTGAAGGTAGGGTACGATCGCAGGCAAAAGGACGGCGGGACGTCCCTCGAGAAAAAGCGCCCGCTCCTCGGGAGAAAAGGGATAGGCAAGTTTGCCGGCTTCGGAATCGCGGGGGTAATCCGCATCGAGACGGTCAGCAAGGTAACCGGCGAAAAAACGGTCTTCGAGCTGGACATAACGAAATTGCGCGGGGAGTCCGACGGCGATTACGTGGCGCCGCCTGCGGACGTAGAGGTGATCGAGTACGAGGGGCCGGACGAAAACCGCGCAAGGGAGGCACACGGGACGGCCATAAGGCTGAGGCGCCTGACCTTGGCAAAGCGACCCGCCCCCGACGCGTTTGCGAGGAGCATGGCCCGAAGGTTCCTCCTTCATCAGCGCGTTGCGGACTTTAAGGTGCTCGTCAACGGCAGGCCGCTTCCGGAAGGCGAGGACGCGGAGAAGGTAGAGTTTGTCTTTCCGAGGGATTACCGCGACGACCAAAGGCCGGAGGGCATCAGGATCGAGCCCGAGACCGGCTGGGGCGAGGAGCCGCTAGGGGAGCGCAAGATCCGCTGGCGCTTTCTCTTCTACAAAGATCCCATCGACGAGGAAGAGCTGCGCGGCGTGGCGGTCTTCATCCGGGGAAAGCTCGCCCAGACTCCTTTCTTTTTTAACCTCGTCGGAGGGCTGGGCGGCCAACAGGGCATGGAATACCTTTCCGGCCAGGTGGAGGCGGACTTCCTCGACGATCTGGCAACGGACGTGACCGCAACCGAGAGGCAGAGGATCAATTGGGAGCTGCCCGAGACGGAGCTGGTGCTCGAGTGGGGGCGGGAGCGCGTCAAGAGCCTCCTAAGGATCTGGAGGGATCGGCGGGCCGAGAAGAGGCTTGAGGCCATAGAGGCACGGCTGGCGCCGTTTGCCCGGCGCCTGGCGCGGCTTCCCAGCAGCGAGCAAAAAGTTATCAAGCAGGCCCTGAACAAGCTCGCCCGCATTTCGACCATAAGCGACGAGCAGTTTCAAGAAATCGGCGAGGCCGTTCTCACGGCCTGGGAGGGGGGCAGGCTCAAGGAGCTGATTCGCGAGCTGGCCGAAAGCCCGGACATGAGCGAGGCGAGGTTTTTGGAAATACTCCTCGAGGCCAACGTCCTAACGGCGCTTCATACGGCGGAGGTTGTGAAAACTAAGCTGCTCATCATCAAGGGATTGGAGGAGCGGATAGCCAGGCGGGACAAGGAGCCCGACATAAGAAATTATATTGCCGACAACCCCTGGCTTTTCGGCCCGGAGATGCAAACCTTCAGGCGGGAGAGACGGATAGAGAAGCTTCTCAGGGATGTCGCCGCCGAGGTGGGTATGGAAGCAGACGAGGACTGGCAGGGGCGGATAGACTTGGCGCTGGGCAGCGGCGACCAACTGGCAATCGTCGAATTCATGCGCCCTGGCCTGACCGCGGATTGGGATCATATTTTCCGATTCGAGCGGTACGTTCGCGCGGTAAGAGCGAAGCTGGCAGCCGATACCGGAGGGCCGTTCAAGTTTGCAAACGGCTACCTGATCGCCGACGGGCTAAGCAAGAAGCCGGACATCTTATCTAAGTTACAGGACCTATCGTCAAGCGGAATGTGGGCTATGGAATGGGAGACGCTGCTCGCCCGCGCCGCGGCCCAATGGGAGGAATTTCTGGAG
- a CDS encoding SPOR domain-containing protein gives MRELYRRFDVPPERVLGHKEVPGAATDCPWRFMDMERLRPEASASAGDGETAPAQTGGRREGVVLEDKEVAVRGKGGPGGEPAPTASPASLWRVEVGAFAKKANAEALAKKLKHDGYSVFIQEPQG, from the coding sequence GTGCGGGAGCTGTACCGCCGGTTTGACGTGCCTCCGGAGCGGGTCCTCGGCCACAAAGAAGTGCCGGGGGCGGCCACGGACTGCCCGTGGAGGTTTATGGACATGGAGCGGCTGCGGCCAGAGGCGTCCGCCTCCGCCGGAGACGGGGAAACGGCACCGGCGCAAACCGGCGGCCGGAGGGAAGGCGTGGTCTTGGAGGATAAGGAAGTGGCGGTGCGGGGAAAGGGCGGTCCTGGCGGGGAGCCCGCGCCCACCGCCAGCCCCGCCAGCCTCTGGCGGGTCGAGGTGGGGGCCTTCGCCAAAAAAGCGAACGCCGAGGCCCTAGCCAAGAAGCTTAAACATGATGGTTATAGTGTCTTTATTCAAGAACCGCAGGGGTAA
- a CDS encoding N-acetylmuramoyl-L-alanine amidase has protein sequence MTGVSGSGTASTGETSRRLEQMKIQYIIVHHTGAEEKDAEQVRRYHLSLGWRDVGYNYIVERDGRAVAGRSLDIPGAHCRDAGMNYRSAGVAVLGNLMDRPPTKE, from the coding sequence GTGACCGGCGTGTCCGGAAGTGGGACCGCCAGCACGGGAGAAACATCGCGGAGGTTAGAGCAGATGAAAATCCAGTACATCATCGTCCACCACACAGGGGCAGAAGAAAAGGACGCCGAGCAGGTGCGGCGCTACCATCTCTCCCTGGGCTGGCGGGACGTGGGCTACAACTACATAGTCGAGCGGGACGGCAGGGCGGTGGCCGGAAGGAGCCTCGACATACCCGGCGCCCACTGCCGGGACGCGGGGATGAACTACAGGTCGGCTGGCGTTGCCGTCCTCGGCAACCTCATGGACCGCCCGCCTACAAAAGAATAG
- a CDS encoding YvrJ family protein, translating to MDQANYGFPMVIAFYVLMRLEPVIKELQKSVTVLTVVVARQGRVDYEEARRLVEGNGTGK from the coding sequence GTGGACCAGGCTAACTACGGCTTCCCGATGGTCATCGCCTTCTACGTCCTCATGCGGCTGGAGCCAGTCATCAAAGAGCTGCAGAAGTCAGTGACGGTCCTAACCGTGGTGGTGGCCCGCCAAGGCAGGGTGGACTACGAGGAAGCCCGCAGGCTGGTGGAGGGGAACGGTACTGGCAAATAG
- a CDS encoding DUF2922 domain-containing protein — MSAADVMASMELVIARNIFTSSGGDLVAVAGARIVTREITELIES, encoded by the coding sequence TTGAGTGCGGCGGACGTCATGGCGTCTATGGAACTGGTCATCGCCAGAAACATATTCACGTCCAGCGGCGGGGACCTGGTGGCCGTCGCCGGGGCGCGAATAGTCACCAGGGAGATCACCGAGCTCATCGAATCCTAG